The stretch of DNA ATCCACAGGCAGATTACGCACCCGGGCAAAGGATTCATCAAATGCGACGGCTTGCAATTCCTTGTAAAAGAGGATTACGAAACCGAGCACTAAAAGATTTACCCCCAGCATCATCCACAGGTCCGTATGGGTAACCGCCAAAATGCTGCCAAAAAGGTAGCTCATCAAATCTGCTTTGTAACCTGGGGTCATATCAGCGAAAATGATCCCAATTGCCATGCCGATAGCCCACATAACACCGATCAGGGTGTCCTGACGCTGTCGGGTTTGACGCTGGACATAACCCATTAAAAAAGATGCAACCAAACTGAAAGCTACTGCCCCTAAGATTGGGTTCACGCCCAGGTAGAAAGCCAATCCCACACCGCCATAGGCAGTGTGAGCCACCCCACCGGAAATAAATACCATCCGTTTGAGGACCACCAGAGTACCAATAATCCCGCAGGTCAGGCTTACCAGAACCCCGGCTATCAGCGCGTTGCGCATAAAGCTATAGCTGAGTAATTCTGCCATTAATTCCCTCCTTTGTGTTCAGCTAACACCCGGTGGGGCAGCCCATGGGCGATCAGATCAACCGGGCAACCATAGGTCGATTGAAGCATTTCATCGGTGATCTGTT from Brevefilum fermentans encodes:
- a CDS encoding metal ABC transporter permease; translated protein: MAELLSYSFMRNALIAGVLVSLTCGIIGTLVVLKRMVFISGGVAHTAYGGVGLAFYLGVNPILGAVAFSLVASFLMGYVQRQTRQRQDTLIGVMWAIGMAIGIIFADMTPGYKADLMSYLFGSILAVTHTDLWMMLGVNLLVLGFVILFYKELQAVAFDESFARVRNLPVDLLYIALVAMIGLAVVMLMRVVGLIMIIALLTVPAAIGSLFLNHMKHIMWLAMVLSLVFTTGGLLLSYFFNLTSGATIILIAGISYLSALLIHKSCRRCPA